GGTAAAAAGCGTTCAGGTAATGAAAACAGACAAGAAAGGTTAATAAATAACCAAACAGATATAAAGAAAGGCTTCCGGAAGGAGGCCTTTTTGCGTAGATAGGGTTAATTGTTTCAAATACTAATTTGAAAAAACATGCAGTTATCCCTTTGTTACATGCAAGGTTTTAAGATTTCAATAAATTTAATTACGTTTGGAAAAACTGATTTTATCTCAATAAAACAACAACTGATCTTATAATGAGTTTATTCGTAAAAAAATCGATCCAGCAACTGCTTTCAACTGCTGACGGAGAAAAGTCCCTGAAACGGACGCTTGGCTCGGGCAGTTTGATCGCCCTGGGCATCGGAGCCATTATCGGCGCGGGCCTTTTCGTAAGGACAGCCGCAGCAGCAGGTGGTTTCGCAGGTCCTGCCGTTACCATTTCATTTATTATTGCAGCCATCGGCTGCGCCTTCGCGGGTTTATGTTATGCGGAGTTTGCCTCCATTATTCCTATTGCGGGAAGTGCCTACACTTATGCTTATGCCACTATGGGCGAGATCATTGCCTGGGTTATTGGTTGGGCGCTGATACTGGAGTACGCACTTGGTGCCGCGACCGTGTCGATAAGCTGGAGCGAATATGCCAACCGGCTGCTTAGCGGTGGAGTCCCGGGGAAAGGGATACCTTATGAATGGTGCCACTCTCCAATGGAGTCGGCAATTATCAACGGCGTTAGTCACCACGGTATTATCAATTTGCCGGCCCTGGTTATCCTGCTGGCATTGTCCCTGTTGCTTATAAAAGGCACCCAGGAGTCAGCTATCGTTAATGCTATTATCGTGATACTGAAAGTAGCCATTGTATTAGTGTTTATAGCTATCGGATGGGGATTTATACAGGCAAAAAATCATACGCCTTATCTTATTCCGGCTACCGCGCCGGCGGCGTTGCTGCCCGACGGTACGACATATTCCTATCTCGATTTCTTCCGGCATGGCTGGGGTGGTGTACTAAGAGGTGCGGGTATTGTGTTCTTCGCCTTTATTGGTTTTGACGCAGTGTCGACAGCTGCCCAGGAAGCTAAGAATCCAAAGAAAGATATGCCAATAGGTATCCTTGGTTCGTTGGTTATATGTACTGTTTTGTATATCTTATTTTCATGGGTGCTAACAGGCGTTGCCCCTTACCAGGACTTTATGCATGCAGGTAAGGAAGCTTCGGTAGCTTATGCTATAAGTACCTATATGATAGGCTACGGATGGTTGTCCACATTGGTAACAGTAGCCATATTACTTGGCTTTTCGTCAGTAATACTAGTGATGCTGCTGGGCCAGTCGAGGGTGTTTTATACCATGTCGACAGATGGCTTGCTGCCAAAAGTATTCTCCGATCTTCACCCTAAATTCAGGACGCCTTACAAGAGTAATATGTTGTTATTCGTTTTTGTAGGTGCATTTGCAGCGTTCCTGCCCGAAACCGTCGCGGGAGACTTAACGTCGATAGGTACCCTGTTTGCGTTCGTGGTAGTATGCGTTGGCGTAATGGTACTACGGAAGAAAGATCCTAACCTTGTACGGCCTTTCAAAACACCACTTGTGCCACTTGTTCCTATTTTGGGTATTATCATTTGTGCGGCCATGATCCTAAGCTTACCAGGTAGGACACAATTAAGCGCCCTTGCATGGATGGTTGTAGGTTTATTGATTTATTTTAGCTACAGCAAGAAAAATAGTAAGCTTGGCAGTGCAGGCGATGCATTGCCTACCGCTTCTGATTTTGAGAAGTTGGGCTAACCTGCCCATTGCCCTTAACATAACAAAACAGCCCCGGATCACTCCGGGGCTGTTTGCATTGTGAACTGTTTATGAGGCAAATTAGATAGCAAATTTTATGGTAGTTACCGAGCCTAAACCCGGCCCTTCGCTGCTGATGTCGAAAGTGCCGGCGTGGCTCTCCACTATCGACCGGCAATTATAAAGACCTAAGCCTGTGCCGCTCTTTTTGGTGGTAAACCCGCGTTGGAAGAATTTCTGGCTGGTTTCCTCATCAAATCCCTGCCCGTTGTCGGTAATCTTTAGTTCAATGTGTTTGTCGGCCGAATCCAACGAAATGGAAATACATTTGCCTTCGGCTTCCATGTTGATAGCTTCGAGGCTGTTCTTCATCACGTTTAGTATCACCTGCATGAGCTTGGTATGATCGCCTTTGATCACGTGATTGCCAGCCTTGATATTAACGCTTAGTTTTACGCCCTTTTTCTCCATCGACGCCAGCAGCATTGAGCGGCAATTGTCGAGCAGATCAACCAGGTTAACCGGTTTGCGTTCGTGCGATGCGCCATGGTTGCGTACCAGTTGGCGCTGTATGTTCAGTATTTCCTGTATGTGCGATACGATATGCAGCAATTCGCCTACCGAGGTGCTTATCTCTTTTTGATTCTCTGCCTGCGTTTTCGAGATACCATCCGTTATGGTGACTAAAGCATTCGCCTTATCCTCGCCAATGGCGTTACTCAAAAGCCCATGCTGGTTTTTCAGGAAAGCGTTGAGATTTTTCAATGCATCAAGGCTGTTCTTTTCGGTTGCGCGGTTTATCCTGTTCAGGTACGAACCAAAGCCCACCAGTGCGTTACCAATATCATGCAAAACTTCTGAAGCTATTTCGAATTTGCCCTGTGCAATGGCCTTCTCAAGCTCCTGCTCTTTTTGCAGAAGTATCTGCCCGTTCAGCACTTTCAACTCATCCGATTGCGCATTAAGCTCCTCGTTAAGTTTCTTCAGCGCTTCCTCCGAGCGTTTCCTTTCAGTTATATCATGGCCGATGCCGAGTATGCGGTCTATCACGCCGGATTTGCCATAAACCGGCACCTTCGACGTAGATAGCCAGCGTTCTTTACCGTCCTTGTCAAAAAAGAATTCCTCCTTGTTCAGTTGTGGCTTACCGCTCAGCACCTCCATATCGTTGCTATAACCCCTTTCCCCAATTTCGCCGGGAAAAAGTTCGATATCGTTCTTGCCGATCACGTCAGCTTCCGAATTTAGCCCAATGCAGGCTACATCAGCTTTGTTGGCAATTATTTTACGGCCTTCGGCATCTTTTACATAAATAGTGTCGGGCAAATTGTCTATCAGGGTGCGCAACAGTATCTTTTCACTTTGTATATCCGATTCAGCCTT
Above is a window of Mucilaginibacter ginsenosidivorans DNA encoding:
- a CDS encoding amino acid permease produces the protein MSLFVKKSIQQLLSTADGEKSLKRTLGSGSLIALGIGAIIGAGLFVRTAAAAGGFAGPAVTISFIIAAIGCAFAGLCYAEFASIIPIAGSAYTYAYATMGEIIAWVIGWALILEYALGAATVSISWSEYANRLLSGGVPGKGIPYEWCHSPMESAIINGVSHHGIINLPALVILLALSLLLIKGTQESAIVNAIIVILKVAIVLVFIAIGWGFIQAKNHTPYLIPATAPAALLPDGTTYSYLDFFRHGWGGVLRGAGIVFFAFIGFDAVSTAAQEAKNPKKDMPIGILGSLVICTVLYILFSWVLTGVAPYQDFMHAGKEASVAYAISTYMIGYGWLSTLVTVAILLGFSSVILVMLLGQSRVFYTMSTDGLLPKVFSDLHPKFRTPYKSNMLLFVFVGAFAAFLPETVAGDLTSIGTLFAFVVVCVGVMVLRKKDPNLVRPFKTPLVPLVPILGIIICAAMILSLPGRTQLSALAWMVVGLLIYFSYSKKNSKLGSAGDALPTASDFEKLG
- a CDS encoding PAS domain-containing sensor histidine kinase, whose translation is MMDFVLKSEGTDKSTVQHTAEELEQTIKKYRALISSSNTGAWEYFPKADFLDCNSVYFSMLGREINDYDLSGRKNLDSVWAELIHPEDRMEAVSCFFDYLVNPIGMYESFFRMKHADGSWVWICSRGSSLKDETTGKITSLIGTNVDVTGQKKAESDIQSEKILLRTLIDNLPDTIYVKDAEGRKIIANKADVACIGLNSEADVIGKNDIELFPGEIGERGYSNDMEVLSGKPQLNKEEFFFDKDGKERWLSTSKVPVYGKSGVIDRILGIGHDITERKRSEEALKKLNEELNAQSDELKVLNGQILLQKEQELEKAIAQGKFEIASEVLHDIGNALVGFGSYLNRINRATEKNSLDALKNLNAFLKNQHGLLSNAIGEDKANALVTITDGISKTQAENQKEISTSVGELLHIVSHIQEILNIQRQLVRNHGASHERKPVNLVDLLDNCRSMLLASMEKKGVKLSVNIKAGNHVIKGDHTKLMQVILNVMKNSLEAINMEAEGKCISISLDSADKHIELKITDNGQGFDEETSQKFFQRGFTTKKSGTGLGLYNCRSIVESHAGTFDISSEGPGLGSVTTIKFAI